A genome region from Microbacterium sp. CGR2 includes the following:
- a CDS encoding FMN reductase, which translates to MTTRRIAVVSAGLSNPSSTRMLADRLAAETVKALAARDIEASVDVIELRDYAHDITNNLLTGFAPPALETAINTVVSADALIAVTPIFSTSYSGLFKSFIDVLDPDALTGKPVLIGANAGTARHSLAIDYAIRPLFAYLHAEAVSTGVFAASSDWGGAGDDVAPLARRVEKGAKELAEAIARQDSTAVADPYDPATYLGEGRSFGHMLGGLAGE; encoded by the coding sequence ATGACGACGCGCCGTATCGCCGTGGTCTCCGCGGGCTTGTCCAATCCTTCCTCCACGAGGATGCTCGCGGACCGACTCGCCGCGGAGACCGTCAAGGCCCTCGCCGCACGAGACATCGAGGCCAGCGTCGACGTGATCGAGCTCCGCGACTACGCCCACGACATCACCAACAATCTGCTCACCGGATTCGCACCCCCCGCTCTGGAGACGGCGATCAACACCGTCGTCTCCGCGGATGCGCTGATCGCGGTGACTCCGATCTTCTCGACGAGTTACTCCGGGCTGTTCAAGTCGTTCATCGACGTGCTCGACCCGGACGCGCTCACCGGAAAGCCGGTGCTCATCGGAGCGAATGCGGGCACTGCGCGGCACTCGCTCGCGATCGACTATGCGATCAGGCCACTCTTCGCCTACTTGCACGCCGAGGCCGTGTCCACCGGTGTGTTCGCGGCGTCCAGTGACTGGGGCGGTGCCGGCGACGACGTCGCTCCGCTCGCCCGGCGCGTGGAGAAGGGGGCGAAGGAACTGGCCGAGGCGATCGCCCGTCAGGACAGCACCGCCGTTGCCGACCCCTATGACCCGGCGACGTACCTCGGCGAAGGCCGGTCCTTCGGACACATGCTCGGCGGACTCGCCGGCGAGTGA
- a CDS encoding LLM class flavin-dependent oxidoreductase encodes MSEQSGAQAMQFGIMSVSDITRDPTTGVTPSEQERIKATLAIATHAEEVGLDVFAIGEHHNPPFWSSSPSTFLAALAARTERLIVSTSTTLITTNDPVRIAEEYAMLQHVSDGRMDLMLGRGNTGPVYPWFGQDIRQGLPLAIENYALLHKLWREDVVDWEGKFRTPLQGFTSTPRPLDGIAPFVWHGSIRTPEIAEQAAYYGDGFFANNIFWPKEHYQRLIELYRQRYAHYGHGTPEQAIVGLGGQVFMAAKSQDAVNSFRPYFDNAPVYGHGPSMEDFTEMTPLTVGSPQQVIDRYAAMREHYGDYQRQLFLIDHAGLPLKTVLEQLDILGSEVVPVLRRELAKDRPAAVPDAPTHAARVAAEFGDGPTRQARPGANRGDNLTGDSPYQDTPAPAGAAFGLSRKEA; translated from the coding sequence ATGAGCGAGCAGTCAGGCGCGCAGGCGATGCAGTTCGGCATCATGTCGGTCAGCGACATCACCCGCGATCCCACCACGGGAGTCACCCCCAGCGAGCAGGAGCGGATCAAGGCGACGCTGGCCATCGCCACGCACGCGGAAGAGGTCGGCCTCGACGTCTTCGCGATCGGCGAGCACCACAACCCGCCCTTCTGGTCCTCCAGCCCCTCGACCTTCCTGGCCGCGTTGGCCGCGCGGACCGAGCGGCTCATCGTCTCGACGTCCACGACGCTGATCACCACCAACGACCCGGTACGCATCGCGGAAGAGTACGCGATGCTGCAGCACGTGTCGGACGGCCGGATGGATCTCATGCTCGGCCGTGGCAACACCGGTCCGGTCTACCCCTGGTTCGGGCAGGACATCCGTCAGGGACTGCCGCTCGCCATCGAGAACTACGCTCTGCTGCACAAGCTCTGGCGCGAAGATGTCGTCGACTGGGAGGGCAAGTTCCGCACGCCGCTGCAGGGCTTCACGTCGACGCCCAGGCCCCTCGACGGCATCGCGCCGTTCGTCTGGCACGGTTCGATCCGCACGCCCGAGATCGCCGAGCAGGCGGCCTACTACGGTGACGGCTTCTTCGCGAACAACATCTTCTGGCCCAAGGAGCACTACCAGCGCCTCATCGAGCTGTACCGCCAGCGCTACGCGCACTACGGCCACGGCACGCCGGAGCAGGCGATCGTCGGTCTCGGCGGGCAGGTCTTCATGGCGGCCAAATCGCAGGATGCCGTGAACAGCTTCCGTCCGTACTTCGACAACGCACCGGTCTACGGCCACGGTCCGAGCATGGAGGACTTCACCGAGATGACTCCGCTCACCGTGGGATCCCCGCAGCAGGTGATCGACCGGTACGCCGCGATGCGGGAGCACTACGGCGACTACCAGCGGCAGCTGTTCCTGATCGACCACGCGGGGCTCCCCTTGAAGACCGTGCTCGAGCAGCTCGACATCCTCGGCTCCGAGGTCGTGCCGGTACTGCGCCGCGAACTGGCCAAGGATCGCCCCGCAGCCGTTCCGGACGCGCCGACCCACGCGGCCCGTGTCGCCGCCGAATTCGGTGACGGGCCCACGCGTCAAGCTCGGCCCGGAGCGAACCGCGGAGACAACCTGACCGGGGACTCGCCCTACCAGGACACTCCGGCCCCTGCCGGTGCAGCGTTCGGCCTGAGCCGGAAGGAGGCGTGA
- a CDS encoding ATP-binding protein: MAHSAGGRSTASRVFVVLLAAALLIGALIAVFLVVEAQRAIRTEAERVTAATAVALAGSPDVTDALATDDTAQATRRLDPYAAQVVDAARLDFITIMTPDGVRVTHPDPDRIGERYLGTIPRLPRALTEEFTGTLGPSVRTIVPVTAQDDALVGWVAAGVTTESIADTLTRRLPLSLVITAGLVAVGACGAVLARRLTRRIAGDLPPGQVRDAVSSFESIRTLGDALRAQTHEHGNRMHTAVALLELGRVDEAIEILTQTSRQSQSLVDQVTARRHGDPVVGALLLGKASQANERGIDWRVDIEPETPRSTLSTVDSVSVLGNLVDNAMDAVADSEDRWVAVSLRPGTAGSVILEVSDSGPGVPPESREQIFAPGYSTKPAGAQGRGVGLTLVRSIVEGTGGSVTVSGRPTMFRVLLPAADRERRSRA; encoded by the coding sequence ATGGCGCACTCCGCCGGCGGCCGCAGCACGGCATCCCGCGTCTTCGTCGTGCTCCTGGCGGCCGCCCTCCTGATCGGGGCGCTGATCGCCGTCTTCCTCGTCGTCGAAGCACAACGCGCCATCCGGACCGAAGCCGAGCGCGTCACCGCCGCGACGGCGGTCGCCCTGGCCGGGTCCCCCGATGTCACCGACGCACTGGCCACGGACGACACGGCGCAGGCGACCCGACGGCTCGATCCCTACGCGGCTCAGGTCGTCGATGCGGCCCGGTTGGATTTCATCACGATCATGACCCCCGACGGGGTGAGAGTGACCCACCCTGATCCCGACCGGATCGGTGAGCGGTATCTCGGCACCATCCCCCGCCTGCCACGCGCCCTGACGGAGGAATTCACGGGAACCCTCGGTCCCTCCGTTCGCACGATCGTGCCCGTGACCGCACAGGACGACGCGCTCGTCGGCTGGGTCGCCGCCGGGGTGACCACAGAATCCATCGCCGACACGCTCACCCGCCGACTCCCGCTGTCCCTCGTGATCACCGCAGGTCTCGTCGCGGTGGGTGCGTGCGGGGCTGTCCTCGCACGGCGGCTCACGCGCCGCATCGCCGGCGACCTTCCCCCGGGACAGGTTCGCGATGCGGTGTCGTCGTTCGAGTCGATCCGAACTCTCGGCGATGCCCTGCGCGCGCAGACTCACGAGCACGGCAATCGCATGCACACGGCCGTCGCCCTGCTCGAGCTGGGTCGCGTCGACGAGGCGATAGAGATCCTCACCCAGACCTCTCGGCAGAGCCAGTCACTGGTCGACCAGGTGACCGCGCGCCGTCACGGCGATCCTGTCGTCGGCGCGCTGCTCCTCGGAAAGGCATCGCAGGCGAACGAGCGCGGCATCGACTGGCGCGTGGACATCGAACCAGAGACGCCGCGTTCCACGCTGTCGACGGTCGACAGCGTCTCGGTACTCGGGAACCTCGTGGACAATGCGATGGATGCTGTCGCCGACTCGGAAGACCGCTGGGTCGCGGTATCGCTGCGTCCGGGCACAGCGGGCAGCGTCATCCTCGAGGTCTCTGACAGCGGCCCCGGCGTTCCGCCCGAGAGTCGTGAGCAGATCTTCGCGCCGGGATATTCGACGAAACCCGCGGGTGCTCAGGGCCGTGGGGTGGGACTGACCCTGGTGCGCTCCATCGTGGAGGGCACCGGAGGATCCGTGACCGTCAGCGGCCGACCGACGATGTTCCGTGTCCTGCTTCCCGCGGCCGACAGGGAGCGCAGGTCACGAGCATGA
- a CDS encoding DUF5302 domain-containing protein, with protein sequence MSTEEGATSSEEMKRKFKEALEKKNAHHRQGEAHLDGDSAVHGAAAPQTRREFRRKSG encoded by the coding sequence AGAAGGCGCCACCTCCTCGGAGGAGATGAAGCGCAAGTTCAAGGAAGCGCTCGAGAAGAAGAACGCGCACCACCGGCAGGGCGAGGCACACCTCGACGGCGATTCCGCCGTGCACGGCGCGGCTGCCCCGCAGACGCGGCGCGAGTTCCGACGCAAGAGCGGTTGA
- a CDS encoding response regulator has product MIRTLLVDDDPLTLELHRDYLARLEGFAVAGECTGARAAVSAVLDRQGPAAFDLVLLDITMPDGSGIDVLRTLRARAASVDVIAITGVRDAETVRQMAALGVFQYLVKPFAFAVFAERMQQYREHHEHAATTDGAATQAEIDILLGRTTGAISLPKGLSQNSLDRVSAAIRSAGPLSASEAAAGLGMSRVAVRRYLEHLADEGVVTRAARYGARGRPETEYGWNRDARGA; this is encoded by the coding sequence ATGATCCGCACCCTTCTCGTCGACGACGACCCCCTCACCCTCGAACTCCACCGCGACTATCTGGCACGGCTGGAGGGGTTCGCGGTGGCCGGCGAATGCACCGGTGCACGGGCGGCTGTGAGCGCTGTTCTGGATCGCCAGGGTCCGGCGGCATTCGACCTGGTCCTTCTCGACATCACGATGCCGGACGGCTCCGGAATCGACGTTCTCCGGACGCTGCGTGCGCGGGCGGCATCTGTCGATGTCATCGCGATCACCGGGGTTCGAGACGCGGAGACGGTACGGCAGATGGCCGCGCTCGGCGTCTTCCAGTACTTGGTGAAGCCGTTCGCGTTCGCTGTCTTCGCGGAACGGATGCAGCAGTACCGCGAACACCACGAGCACGCGGCGACCACGGACGGCGCCGCGACCCAAGCGGAGATCGACATCCTGCTCGGACGAACCACCGGCGCGATCTCGCTGCCGAAGGGCCTCTCGCAGAATTCACTCGACAGGGTGTCCGCGGCGATCCGGAGTGCGGGGCCGCTCTCCGCAAGTGAGGCTGCCGCGGGACTGGGCATGTCCCGCGTTGCCGTGCGGCGCTATCTCGAGCACCTCGCGGACGAGGGGGTCGTCACCAGGGCAGCGCGATATGGCGCTCGCGGGCGCCCCGAGACCGAATACGGATGGAATCGGGACGCCCGCGGCGCCTGA
- a CDS encoding cation:dicarboxylate symporter family transporter has protein sequence MAITTGFTLPGFNARRGKQAWDRHTWLYVSVIIAVVLGALVGLIWPEVGQSFEPLGKGFVALIKMMIAPIIFCTIVVGVGSIAKAATVGKIGGLALLYFMVMSTFALAIGLVVGNLIHPGSGLDMAGSSYEAAEGEAKTTQEFILGIIPTTFFSAFTGESVLQVLFIALLVGFALQGLGERGAPMMEAVKQLQKLVFRILGMILWLAPLGAFGAIAAVVGKTGISAIWSLGILMIAFYITCILFIVVVLGTLLWAVTRVNIFSLMKYLGREYLLIVGTSSSESALPRLIAKMEHVGVSKPVVGITVPTGYSFNLDGTAIYLTMASLFIATGMGQPMSIGEQIGLLVFMIIASKGAAGVTGAGLATLAGGLQAYRPDLVDGVGVIVGIDRFMSEGRALTNFTGNAVATILIGTWTHQIDRDRVTRVLSGALPFDESLMDGVDGHGMSDEPEAAGVQELSSAAVAEMSAKERRARERAAQN, from the coding sequence ATGGCCATCACAACGGGATTCACCTTGCCGGGGTTCAACGCGCGGCGCGGGAAGCAGGCCTGGGACCGTCACACCTGGCTGTACGTGTCGGTGATCATCGCGGTGGTGCTCGGCGCCCTCGTCGGACTCATCTGGCCGGAGGTCGGTCAGAGCTTCGAGCCGCTGGGCAAAGGCTTCGTGGCACTCATCAAGATGATGATCGCGCCCATCATCTTCTGCACCATCGTCGTGGGAGTCGGTTCCATCGCGAAAGCGGCGACGGTCGGGAAGATCGGCGGGCTGGCACTGCTGTACTTCATGGTCATGTCGACCTTCGCGCTCGCGATCGGGCTGGTCGTCGGCAACCTGATCCACCCCGGCTCGGGATTGGACATGGCCGGCTCCTCGTACGAGGCGGCCGAAGGGGAGGCGAAGACGACGCAGGAGTTCATCCTCGGCATCATCCCGACGACGTTCTTCTCCGCCTTCACCGGCGAGAGCGTTCTGCAGGTGCTGTTCATCGCACTGCTCGTCGGTTTCGCACTCCAGGGACTCGGCGAACGCGGTGCACCGATGATGGAAGCGGTGAAACAGCTCCAGAAGCTCGTGTTCCGGATTCTCGGAATGATCCTGTGGCTCGCGCCTCTCGGCGCCTTCGGTGCGATCGCCGCGGTGGTCGGGAAGACGGGGATCTCCGCCATCTGGAGCCTCGGCATCCTGATGATCGCCTTCTACATCACCTGCATCCTGTTCATCGTGGTCGTCCTCGGGACGCTCCTGTGGGCGGTGACCCGGGTGAACATCTTCTCGCTCATGAAGTACCTCGGGCGGGAGTACCTCCTGATCGTCGGCACATCGTCATCGGAGTCCGCTCTGCCGCGCCTGATCGCGAAGATGGAGCATGTGGGCGTGTCGAAGCCCGTGGTCGGCATCACCGTCCCGACCGGGTACTCGTTCAACCTGGACGGCACGGCGATCTACCTGACGATGGCCTCCCTCTTCATCGCGACGGGTATGGGTCAGCCGATGTCGATCGGGGAGCAGATCGGCCTGCTCGTGTTCATGATCATCGCCAGCAAGGGCGCAGCCGGGGTCACCGGGGCGGGACTCGCCACCCTGGCCGGCGGACTGCAGGCCTATCGTCCGGACCTGGTCGACGGCGTCGGGGTCATCGTGGGCATCGACCGGTTCATGTCCGAAGGGCGCGCATTGACGAACTTCACCGGCAACGCCGTCGCCACGATCCTCATCGGCACCTGGACCCATCAGATCGACCGCGATCGTGTGACTCGGGTCCTGAGCGGTGCGCTTCCCTTCGACGAGTCCCTGATGGACGGAGTCGACGGGCACGGGATGTCGGACGAGCCGGAAGCGGCCGGGGTGCAGGAGCTGAGCAGCGCAGCAGTCGCCGAGATGTCGGCCAAGGAGCGACGGGCCAGGGAACGCGCCGCGCAGAACTGA